One region of Glycine max cultivar Williams 82 chromosome 9, Glycine_max_v4.0, whole genome shotgun sequence genomic DNA includes:
- the LOC100780914 gene encoding membrane steroid-binding protein 1, with translation MALQLWETLKEAIVAYTGLSPPTFFTLLALILALYYVVSGLFPSSDHRHNTASRDLEPQMEPLRPPVQIGEVTEDDLKAYDGTDPEKPLLMAIKGQIYDVSQSRMFYGPGGPYALFAGKDASRALAKMSFEEKDLTGDISGLGPFELEALQDWEYKFMGKYVKVGTVTKTVPVTEPESTAEPSESTPHDESSKPTEDDGPSESAAAKNDETPSKVDADKE, from the exons ATGGCTCTGCAACTATGGGAGACATTGAAGGAGGCCATAGTTGCCTACACGGGGCTCTCCCCGCCCACCTTCTTCACCCTTCTGGCCCTGATCCTAGCCCTATACTACGTCGTTTCTGGGCTCTTCCCCTCTTCCGACCACCGCCACAACACCGCCTCGCGCGACTTGGAGCCCCAGATGGAGCCTCTGCGACCCCCCGTTCAGATCGGCGAGGTCACCGAGGACGACCTCAAGGCCTACGACGGCACCGATCCCGAGAAGCCTCTCCTCATGGCCATCAAGGGCCAGATCTATGATGTTTCCCAGAGCAG AATGTTTTATGGACCTGGTGGACCCTATGCTCTATTTGCTGGCAAGGATGCTAGCAGAGCTTTAGCAAAAATGTCTTTTGAAGAGAAAGATCTAACTGGAGATATCTCTGGTCTTGGACCGTTTGAGCTTGAGGCCTTGCAAGACTGGGAATACAAATTTATGGGCAAGTATGTAAAAGTTGGAACCGTAACAAAGACAGTTCCAGTAACTGAACCAGAATCCACTGCTGAACCATCAGAATCTACTCCCCATGATGAATCTTCAAAGCCTACTGAAGATGATGGCCCATCAGAATCAGCAGCTGCTAAAAATGATGAAACCCCTTCAAAGGTTGATGCAGATAAAGAGTAA